The following are from one region of the Primulina eburnea isolate SZY01 chromosome 17, ASM2296580v1, whole genome shotgun sequence genome:
- the LOC140818560 gene encoding uncharacterized protein codes for MGMSKTEVNLRKLLAATPQQQNQAKLLHYVATLREQLEQLGEERGPEGLPRVSKGQLREYSEKVEAIAAKLAEPESESSVEVPQLPSLKTDTDESPSKSEEGSVYTPRGLRKRFVPLSEHRSHDTVEDNNSRSIKLDAAAQSHIEKHRILQENLIDEMVLLARKLKESGLVMSQSIQNTQKILDSTEKAVEHSLASTGQANTRAMEVYSQSLKTSCFTWLLMFAMTCIFIMVVLLIRIT; via the exons ATGGGTATGAGCAAAACCGAAGTGAATTTAAGAAAGTTACTTGCAGCCactccacaacaacaaaatcaaGCAAAGCTCTTGCAT TATGTAGCCACTCTAAGAGAGCAATTGGAACAATTGGGAGAAGAAAGGGGTCCTGAAGGATTGCCAAG AGTTTCAAAAGGTCAATTAAGAGAATATTCAGAGAAAGTTGAAGCTATAGCAGCAAAGTTAGCGGAACCTGAG TCTGAGTCCAGTGTAGAGGTTCCTCAGCTGCCTTCTCTGAAGACTGATACTGACGAATCCCCTTCTAAATCAGAGGAAGGGAGTGTTTATACTCCCAGAGGACTGAGGAAGAGATTTGT GCCCCTGTCAGAGCATAGGTCTCATGATACTGTTGAAGATAATAATTCAAGGTCAATCAAATTGGATGCTGCAGCACAGAGTCATATTGAGAAACACCG AATACTTCAAGAAAATTTGATCGATGAAATGGTTCTTTTGGCAAGGAAACTTAAAGAGAGTGGTCTTGTGATGAGTCAATCCATCCAAAACACGCAGAAG ATACTAGACTCAACAGAGAAAGCTGTTGAACACAGCCTAGCAAGCACTGGACAAGCAAATACTCGGGCTATGGAGGTATACTCTCAGAGTTTGAAAACATCATGCTTCACGTGGCTACTGATGTTTGCTATGACATGTATTTTCATTATGGTTGTGTTACTTATTCGTATTACTTGA